The Panacibacter microcysteis DNA window TAGCTTTTGATAGATGTTCTTTATATGGTTATTTACCGTATTTACTGCAATAAAGAGTTCTGCTGCAATCATTTTATGGCTGTAACCTTTTACCAGCAAATTCAGTATATCCATTTCGCGATTGGAAAGATTGAAGAGTTCTTTATTGGCTTTGTCAGATTTTTTATTGAAATGCCCAAGCACACGGCGTGCAATAGATGGTGTCATGGGTGCACCACCATTCACTACTTCAAGAATACCTTCAATCATTTTATCGTTGGGTGCATTTTTTAAAATATAGCCATGAGCACCAGCGAGCAACGCATTAAAAATTTTATCATCTTCCTCAAACACTGTTTGCATAATGATGAAAGTGTCCGGGAAATATTTAGACAGCAGTTTTACACCTTCAATGCCATCGATACCGGGCATATTAATATCCATAAGTACCACATCCGGAATATTGCCGCGCAGGTCGTATACGAGATTGTTACAGTTCTCGTAGTCGCCTACACATTGCATATCCTTTCTCAGACTGATCATCAGCTTTAGAGCATCCCGGCGATGTTTATGATCATCAAAAATGGCTATCTTAATTGGCTTATCCATTGCAATACGAAAGGTATGCATTCTGATTAAATGCCTGATCCTGTCTG harbors:
- a CDS encoding response regulator → MDKPIKIAIFDDHKHRRDALKLMISLRKDMQCVGDYENCNNLVYDLRGNIPDVVLMDINMPGIDGIEGVKLLSKYFPDTFIIMQTVFEEDDKIFNALLAGAHGYILKNAPNDKMIEGILEVVNGGAPMTPSIARRVLGHFNKKSDKANKELFNLSNREMDILNLLVKGYSHKMIAAELFIAVNTVNNHIKNIYQKLHVHSVSEAVATAIQKNIV